Proteins from one Mus pahari chromosome 18, PAHARI_EIJ_v1.1, whole genome shotgun sequence genomic window:
- the LOC110335433 gene encoding H-2 class II histocompatibility antigen, A-S beta chain: MALQIPSLLLSAAVVALMVLSSPGTEGGDSQRHFVYQFKFQCYFTNGTQRIRLVTRYIHNREEYLRYDSDVGEYRALTELGRPDPDYYNKQYLERTRAELDAVCRHNYEGPETHTSLRRLEQPNVAISLSRTEALNHHNTLVCSVTDFYPAKIKVRWFRNGQEETVGVSSTQLIRNGDWTFQVLVMLEMTPQRGEVYTCHVEHPSLQSPVTVEWRAQSESAQSKMLSGIGGCVLGVIFLGLGLFIRHRSQKGPRGPPPAGLLQ; this comes from the exons atggctctgcagatccccagcctcctcctctcagCAGCAGTGGTGGCGTTGATGGTGCTGAGCAGCCCAGGGACTGAGGGCGGAGACTCCCAAA GGCATTTCGTGTACCAGTTCAAGTTCCAGTGCTACTTCACCAACGGGACGCAGCGCATACGGCTCGTGACCAGATACATCCACAACCGGGAGGAGTACCTGCGCTACGACAGCGACGTGGGCGAGTACCGCGCGCTGACCGAGCTGGGGCGGCCGGACCCCGACTACTACAATAAACAGTACCTGGAGCGAACGCGGGCCGAGCTGGACGCGGTGTGCAGACACAACTACGAGGGGCCGGAGACCCACACCTCCCTGCGGCGGCTGG AACAGCCCAATGTCGCCATCTCCCTGTCCAGGACAGAGGCCCTCAACCACCACAACACACTGGTCTGCTCGGTGACAGATTTCTACCCAGCCAAGATCAAAGTGCGCTGGTTCCGGAACGGCCAGGAGGAGACGGTGGGGGTCTCGTCCACACAGCTTATTAGGAACGGGGACTGGACCTTCCAGGTCCTGGTCATGCTGGAGATGACCCCTCAGCGGGGAGAGGTCTACACCTGCCACGTGGAGCATCCCAGCCTGCAGAGCCCGGTCACTGTGGAGTGGC GGGCACAGTCTGAGTCAGCCCAGAGCAAGATGCTGAGCGGCATCGGGGGCTGCGTGCTCGGGGTGATCTTCCTCGGGCTCGGCCTTTTCATCCGTCACAGGAGTCAGAAAG GACCTCGAGGCCCTCCTCCAGCAG gGCTCCTGCAGTGA